The following are encoded together in the Chlorocebus sabaeus isolate Y175 chromosome 12, mChlSab1.0.hap1, whole genome shotgun sequence genome:
- the LOC103219094 gene encoding LOW QUALITY PROTEIN: uncharacterized protein (The sequence of the model RefSeq protein was modified relative to this genomic sequence to represent the inferred CDS: substituted 1 base at 1 genomic stop codon), translating into MSLDLSSDCECPNCLEGLQNESDWNLCSHESGNGSLHSRSRKKSMLSSSMQYFPSQCCPTKPESDNKEDSAVLPSDEESYVGSSQNNHPIWSLEDIKRKIKPLRERTIQELLREFGDSGKFQPNSMSLSYFRDQVVMKFRRALYYSGIWVTHVRGHKPHKHFTANYFKRNPGCLHRLVPWLKRELTAVYGNYGYTVKNILTTILHHMTEYDLDSESFIHLLEPYLLQHTHHFLHEFISFVHSPYNMDTYDQRAIYQCSAASPYVNKKSLVSALVSPLPKDHTLLISQHNTKQSKNTQGQWDKEERPLSGLKQFPNGNFSLKKSEIPPVYDETVSKNYGGIKDKAESGDHKSTISMNDILQKWATPRERCPGLLNCNKKVQEKKTEGIKLFPDHVHDLGKSDTTAHTFSTPAISNQVHPQKYSLRERKGLSLGQKINFQQKEEENNKYSDPSPKTFQRLSRERSLKSCKSRERNPSWSCISESAFSPERDGRKLSSFRKKRMKCRQLSXSVEIGSHSRRRIQRRSRSNTHRSKSWCVGSRKRSVSRESSNLSLRGSHRSEHFTQNICCEPSKEKHAHGNESNYGRPSSTTVQYVKLSSTAGKRPKCPSKSEGASQAGRHGNSPTCLHLQEHRSPSKQEIKQKTTFPRTGRTRAARRRKTKCHYSDIHITEDVNDELVNLDDIRQTSGLSVHPPAGGKSTKNSI; encoded by the coding sequence ATGTCATTAGATCTCTCATCTGACTGTGAGTGTCCTAATTGTTTGGAGGGTCTTCAGAATGAGTCTGATTGGAACCTCTGTTCCCATGAGAGTGGTAATGGCTCTTTACATTCAAGATCAAGGAAGAAATCCATGCTTTCTTCTAGCATGCAGTACTTTCCTTCTCAGTGTTGTCCCACCAAGCCAGAGAGTGATAACAAAGAAGACTCAGCAGTTCTTCCCTCAGATGAGGAAAGCTATGTGGGTTCTTCTCAAAACAATCATCCCATTTGGAGCCTTGAGGATATCAAAAGGAAAATCAAGCCATTGAGAGAGCGGACTATCCAAGAGTTACTGAGAGAGTTTGGGGATAGTGGGAAGTTCCAGCCAAACTCCATGTCCCTGAGCTACTTTAGAGATCAGGTGGTTATGAAGTTCAGAAGAGCTCTGTATTATTCTGGAATTTGGGTGACACATGTTCGAGGTCACAAACCTCATAAGCACTTTacagctaattattttaaaagaaaccctGGTTGCCTACACCGGCTGGTTCCATGGCTGAAACGGGAACTAACAGCTGTTTATGGAAATTATGGCTACACAGTGAAGAACATCCTAACCACCATCCTCCATCACATGACAGAATATGACTTGGACAGTGAGTCCTTCATTCACCTCCTGGAACCTTATCTCTTACAACACACCCACCATTTCCTACATGAGTTTATTAGTTTTGTTCATTCACCTTACAACATGGACACCTATGACCAGCGAGCCATCTATCAATGCTCTGCTGCTTCACCATATGTAAACAAGAAGTCCCTTGTATCAGCTCTTGTTTCACCTCTGCCTAAGGATCACACTCTACTGATATCtcaacataatacaaagcagtctaAAAACACCCAGGGTCAATGGGATAAAGAGGAGAGGCCCCTGTCAGGCTTGAAACAGTTTCCAAATGGTAACTTTTCCTTGAAGAAATCTGAAATCCCACCAGTCTATGATGAAACAGTAAGCAAAAACTATGGTGGAATAAAAGACAAAGCAGAATCAGGCGACCACAAAAGCACCATTTCTATGAATGATATACTCCAGAAGTGGGCTACTCCAAGGGAAAGGTGCCCAGGCTTACTGAATTGCAACAAAAAAGttcaagagaaaaagacagaagggATAAAGTTGTTTCCTGATCATGTCCACGATCTGGGAAAGAGTGACACAACCGCACACACCTTCAGTACCCCCGCAATTTCTAATCAGGTTCATCCACAGAAATATAgtttaagagaaagaaagggtttGAGCCTTGGCCAGAAGATAAACTTCcagcaaaaagaagaagaaaataacaaatactcaGATCCTTCACCAAAGACCTTTCAAAGACTGTCCAGAGAAAGATCCTTGAAAAGTTGCAAATCCAGAGAGAGAAACCCCTCTTGGAGTTGCATTTCAGAAAGTGCCTTTTCTCCTGAGAGAGATGGCAGGAAACTGAGTTCTTTTAGAAAAAAGAGGATGAAGTGTAGACAACTCTCCTAATCTGTAGAAATTGGTTCACACTCCAGGAGAAGAATCCAAAGACGATCAAGGTCCAATACTCACAGATCCAAATCCTGGTGTGTTGGATCTAGAAAGAGATCTGTAAGCAGAGAATCAAGTAATCTCTCTCTGAGAGGAAGTCACAGAAGTGAACACTTCACCCAGAATATATGCTGTGAGCCCTCAAAAGAAAAGCACGCACATGGCAATGAATCAAACTATGGGAGGCCATCTTCAACCACAGTCCAATACGTGAAGCTTTCTTCAACTGCTGGGAAGAGACCCAAGTGTCCTTCTAAAAGTGAAGGTGCTTCCCAAGCAGGAAGACACGGTAACAGTCCCACATGCCTACATCTCCAGGAACACAGATCCCCAAGTAAACAGGAgataaagcaaaaaacaacatTTCCTAGAACTGGAAGAACCAGAGCAGCTAGGCGCAGAAAAACCAAATGCCATTATTCAGACATACACATCACAGAGGATGTCAATGATGAACTGGTCAATCTGGATGATATAAGACAAACGAGTGGTCTGAGTGTGCACCCTCCTGCAGGAGGCAAATCCACCAAAAACAGCATTTGA